From the Pyrenophora tritici-repentis strain M4 chromosome 5, whole genome shotgun sequence genome, the window CGCCTCGAAGCACTAAAGGAGCAGCGACTACCCATCCTCCAAAAGATCGACCGACACCGCGAGCTGATCAAGGAACGCGATGACCTCCAGCAGTCCAGTCAAGATGCAACACGCCTCATGGCACGCGGCAACAAGGGCGAGAGGCGCGACCCAGGCAAGCTCCTGCGCGAGGAGAAGATGCGCAAGCGCATCGCAAAGGAGCTGCCCAAGGTTGAGGCTGTAAGTACACAATATCCCTCTACCAGAAGCAGGACTAACAGCATGGCAGGAATTGAAGGACACTCTCGAGAACTGGGAAGACGAGTATGGCCGCCCCTTCCTTGTCCATGGCAATCGATACCTCGACGAACTGTATGCCGCCGCCGCTGCTGCAAAGGCCGCTCCACCTCGCGCAAAGACTCCCTCAAATACGGGCATGCCTTCAAAGCCAGCGACGGTATCCAGATCGACGGCCCCCAGTCGCGCTGGGACAGTTCGTGGACCACCCCCAACCCGATCAAAGACTCCCTTATCAAACTTCGGCGCAAGCGTCTCCCGTCATACCTTATCCAGCTCTGTTTCGTCAGGTATTTCTTCAAACTTTGGTGCTTCTGTTTCGGCATCAGGTCCGAAGAGTCCTTCGAAAATCCCTTCTCGTGCGACACTCAAGAGTGCACCTCTGGGCGACAACCCATCTGAACGTCGACCGGCGCTTTCCAGAGAAGACTCAACGACACTCCGGAAGATGGCGCCGCCAATGGCACCTCCTCCACGCATGAAGGACCTCTTTGTGCCACCAGAACCATCTACAATGGAGACACCGATGAACCGATTTGCTTTCAACCGTGGAGAGCGCAGCGAGAGCATTGTACGTAACGTACCGCCAGAGGACCCCTACGACGACGGTCCTTCTTACATGGGACATCACAACACGATGCGTGGTGCCTATACGCCAACGTACCCTCCACCATCGCTATCTTCCGCAAGCAGTAGACAGATCTCACAAACCTCGTCGAACGGGACGGCTGCTACGGGTGTCACGATGCAGTCAGGGTCGGAGAACTGGGAGACGTTCAGTGAACGATCAGACGAGCCTCCCGAGGAGGAAATCGACTTCCACCATTACCGACGGCAGATGAAGCGCTATACACCAGAAGGCGGCCATATAGCTAGCCCACGTGGCGTACAAGGCAAGAAGATCCGCAGCATACGCAGCGTCGACGGCGAAGCTCTAACGGAGCAGGACGGTCGCATGGTACGGGTCAAGGAAGGCTCAGACGCGGGCTGGACGGATGATGGCGACGGGTATTGAAGGGGTCATGCTTGTTGCAGTCCATTTGGACCCTTCTTTGATCGACTTGACCAACGACGGCATGGTATAACGGCAGACGACACTTTTACCGCTACGGCCGATCAAATTCGGTTATTGTTTTTTCATGCTGATTTCGGGCAGCCTGGCGTATTGGTTGCAGAAAATTTTCACTTTGGCTAATCCTTCGTTTCACAAGATGGGGAGAATCGCCACGTATGGGAGGCTGGCAGGGTGTTGCTGTACGTCACT encodes:
- a CDS encoding MAP65-ASE1 multi-domain protein — protein: MDTSYLAQQVTTIIGQLHGLFDDIGVPSHERDSREAELFSALSETLHNQLRQVTNEKHEMTEEAHRLLKTIRQMEASLDDNKPNPNYEDPDDDDITFPLTRCLQGLKERYNTISKRHQERFEQVRKLAEALESYASHLEASFVQIKLPPTEPNATVSPSFDISPSYVNKLDNEFTRVYEEYTRRINTVKVLCQEIIQLWAELGTPQAQTDSAIVQCHRDAPEQLGLHKDDLAQLKAKKERLVEEKRSRERRLGQLRTTIEELWDRLGVEERERKQFLTSNRGCGLRTINEYEDELARLNELKRQNLHLFVEEARCKLQELWDALYFSEEEMLDFTPAFSDVCSDALLSAHESEIARLEALKEQRLPILQKIDRHRELIKERDDLQQSSQDATRLMARGNKGERRDPGKLLREEKMRKRIAKELPKVEAELKDTLENWEDEYGRPFLVHGNRYLDELYAAAAAAKAAPPRAKTPSNTGMPSKPATVSRSTAPSRAGTVRGPPPTRSKTPLSNFGASVSRHTLSSSVSSGISSNFGASVSASGPKSPSKIPSRATLKSAPLGDNPSERRPALSREDSTTLRKMAPPMAPPPRMKDLFVPPEPSTMETPMNRFAFNRGERSESIVRNVPPEDPYDDGPSYMGHHNTMRGAYTPTYPPPSLSSASSRQISQTSSNGTAATGVTMQSGSENWETFSERSDEPPEEEIDFHHYRRQMKRYTPEGGHIASPRGVQGKKIRSIRSVDGEALTEQDGRMVRVKEGSDAGWTDDGDGY